Sequence from the Drosophila innubila isolate TH190305 chromosome 3L unlocalized genomic scaffold, UK_Dinn_1.0 0_D_3L, whole genome shotgun sequence genome:
CTCTGTGCCTACCTGTTCACGCCACCTGACCTACTATTAATTCAAATGAacctcagacacacacagacagacagatagtcGGACACAGGGGTCAAACACCTGGCTGAGGTATTCGATCTGATAATGCGTGACTTGTTGGCCccaaacagcaaaagcaaaggcagCTCTAGTTCTCTTTGGTTCACTTGTTTCTCTCTTTTATGCTGTGTCTTTGTGAAACGGGTAACTCGATACGCGCAGCTTAGCGAATCGGTAACCCCTCGCCACCCTCTCCGTTTCCTATCTTTAGCTCAGTTTGAATGGCAACTAATGCAAATGCTTTGCAGGTACGCTTGGAGTCCATTGGTGCTGAGGACATTGTCGATGGCAATCCCAGATTGATCTTGGGTCTCATCTGGACCATCATTTTGCGGTTTCAGATTCAGGAAATCGTCATCGATGTggtaagtttattaaaattgactttAACTGAGGCAGGCGacacaagaaaataattaaactaaaaatgaaaaaaaaaaaattgttaaactcaatttttataagaaattaatttaatttaagttaaaaaattatataaatataaaataatattttaacaatgtTATGAAATTGATCATAAAGTTAAACATTATCGTAAATTGAGGGTagattaagatttaaataaaaaattgattaaaataagaattagaaataataaaaaaattcaattataatttgtaaatctTGTAAGAATTATACTTTCTAACTTTttgaaatctttattttagGATGAGGAAAACGAGTCGAGCGAGAAACGTTCAGCCAAAGATGCGCTACTTTTGTGGTGTCAACGTAAGACACATGGTTATCCGGGCGTTAATATACAGGACTTTACATCATCATGGCGTTCTGGCTTGGGCTTCAATGCACTCATCCATTCGCATCGTCCCGATCTTTTTGAGTACAGCACCATTGTCAATTCAAAGAATTCCAATTTGGATAATTTGAATCACGCCTTCGATACGGCTGCCAACGAATTGGGCATACCAAGGTAAAGTTATACATAAActattcatattcattcatATATTAATTGTATGCTTTTGTCTTGCAGTCTGCTCGATGCGGAAGATATTGATTCGGCGCGACCGGATGAGAAATCGATCTTGACCTATGTGGCCTCATACTATCACACGTTTGCTCGCATGAAGAACGAACAGAAGAGCGGCAAACGCATAGCAAATGTAAGTACACACCTGGAATTGGGGTTTGGTGACAGTCAGGgtcggaatcggaatcggGATCGGGGTCGGGGGCAGAGCCCACAGTTCTTCTCACTGCATGGGTGACTGAGGCTGCTGCAGCGTAACGAGAGGCCAATCTGGTTAACGCTCTACTTCACATTGGATTGCCTCGATCTCGGGTTGGGCCTAGAAAGTTGTCTAACCGATCTCCCTTCGTCAAcgtctttatatatatgtaactattttttttttttttcgttttttattgaTGTGTAGATTGTGGGCCAGCTGATGGATGCCGATCGCAAGAAGATACACTATGAACGCTTGACCACAAATCTACTCAGCTGGATCagacaaaaaacaattgagcTGGAGCAGCGGGATTTACCCAATTCACTGGAAGGCATACAGCGGGAACTGTTGGCCTTTAAGGAATATCGCACCATTGAAAAGCCACCCAAGTGAGTTAATATCTTGATAGATCTATATATCTATCTCTAAACCATTTTTATCTCTATCTAGATACAAGGAACGCAGTGAGATTGAAGCTCTTTTCTTTACCATAAATACGCTGCTTAAAGCTCTGAATCAGCCGGCTTATAATCCCCAGGATGGTCAGATGGTCAATGACATTGAGAAGGCCTGGCAGATCCTTGAATACGCCGAACATAATCGTGAGGTTGCTTTGAGAGAGGAGCTGCTGCGTCAGGAGAAATTGGAGCAGTTGAATTACAAGTTTGAAAAGAAATCCGTATTGCGTGAAGGTTATCTTAAGGAAATGATTCAAGTGCTCTCCGATCCGCGTTATCTGCGTCAAGTGGATGCCACGCTGAAGAAGCACGAGGCGATTTCAGCTGATATTTTGGCGCGTGTGGAACGCTTTAACGATCTGACGGCCATGGCCAATGAGCTGGAGAAGGAGAACTATCATGGCAAGGAGCGTGTGAAGCGACGCGAACAGGAAGTCATGGATAAGTGGCGTCAATTGTTGGAGCTGCTGGAGAATCAACGCTTGAACCTCTCCCAAATGAGCAACCTGatgaatttgttgcgtgaAATTGCCAGCACTACGGAATCCGTGCGTGAACTGCAGCAACAGTTTGCCTCCGAGGATGTGGGTCCACATTTGCTGGGCGTCGAGGAGCTGTTGCAGGCGCATTCGCTGCAGGAGCTGCAGGTGAACACCTATGGAGAGACCCTTAAGCGTTTCAATCGTCAGGCTCTGCCGTATAAGAACTCTGAGCACAAGGATGCCGCTGTGTTGGCCCAACGACTTGCACAGCTGGAAGAGGCTTATTCAGAGCTCCTGAAGCTGTCGGCACAGCGTCGTGCGCGTCTTGAGGAGGCACGCAATTTCCATCATTTCATGGAGGATTACGACAACGAGGAGGGTTGGCTGGTGGACAAGCAGCGCATCTGTAAAACAGGCATCACAGCAAAGGACTTGCGTGCTGTCCTCTCGTTGCAGCAGAAACACAAAGCTCTCGAGGATGAGATCAAATCCCGGAAACCCAAATCCACACAAATGTCAGAGGCGGGCAAACGTTTGATAGGAGACAAACATCCACGTGCCAGCGAGGTTAAAAGTCGCATTGATTCCCTGGCGGAGCATTGGCAGGCACTGGAATCACTGGTGGAGCTGCGACGTCGCCAACTGGAGGATGCCGCCGAAGCCTACCAATTCTACACGGATGCCAACGAAGCGGAATCTTGGCTGAATGAGAAAATGGCTTTAGTCAATTCCCGTGACTATGGCAATGATGAACCCTCCGCGCAGGCGTTGCTGCAACGTCATCGAGATCTGCAAGGTGAATTGAATGCTTATTCCGGGGACATACTCAATCTGAACCAACAGGCCGATAAGCTCATCAAAGCGGGCATTTGCACCTTGGAGCTGTCTGCCGCTGAACCGGATCTACCTGAGGTAGAGCAGGAGGAATGGGTCAATGAGACGCGTCTCGTGCCCAAGGAAGTGTGGGAGGATGAGTGGGTGGAGAAGTTGGAGCACAAAAAGGTCACAGAAACCAAAATGCTTCCTCATGTGCGTTCCCTCTTTCCCTTCGAAGGCCAGGGCATGAAGATGGACAAGGGTGAGGTTATGCTGCTCAAGTCCAAGACCAACGATGATTGGTGGTGTGTGCGCAAGGATAATGGACACGAGGGCTTTGTGCCGGCCAATTATGTGCGGGAAATCGAAGCACGTCCGGTTGCCTGCATTGTGCCCAAGGCAGAAAAGGTCAAGAGTCTGCAGAAGGTGAAGAAGACCATCCTCGTGCGTCAAGTGGTTCCCGTGAAGCGCATTAAGCCCGTGAGTGTAGCACCCAAACCTCTGGTGCAACGTCGCACCTCCAATCAGAGCATCAACGAGAATGCGGACAGCGTGGAGAAGCGTCAGCAAAGGATCAATGCCACCTACGATGAACTCCAAGAGATGGCCCAAAAGCGTCATGCGTTGCTCGAGGATTCCATTCATCTCTTTGGCTTCTATCGCGAATGTGATGACTTTGAGAAGTGGATGAAGGAGAAGGAGCGCATGATCAAGACAGATGATGGCGATGGCGTCGACAATGCCAAACGCAAGTTTGAGAAATTCATCACGGATCTGTCCGCTGCATCGAAGCGTGTCGAGGAAATCGACGGTGCCGTTGATACCTTCCGCCGTCAGGGACATTCCCAACTGGACAAGATCATAGCGCGTCAGCGGCAGATTCATCAAATCTGGCAGCGACTCAACAATGCCAAGGCACAGCGTGAAAAGAGCTTGGAAGGCGCATCCAGCGTGGAGCTCTTCAATCGCACCTGCGACGAGGCCAAGGTCTGGATGAGCGAGAAGATGCTCCAATTGGATACGGCTGTCATAACGCCAGATCTGAAGACGGTGCAAGCTCTGCAGCGTCGTCATCAGAATCTGGAACGAGAATTGGCGCCCGTTGAGGAGAAGGTCAATCGCGTTACGTATTTGGGTAACTCTGTGAAGAATGCATATCCGGCGGAGCGGGATAATGTGAATGGCCGTCAGCAGGAGGTGCACGACATGTGGCAACAGGTGCAACAACGTGGCAGTGAACTACGTGCCCGCATCGAGAGCGAAGTCGGCCAACAGATCTTCAACAACAGCGCCAAGACTCTGCTCGCCTGGATCGATTCTGTCAAGGATCAACTGAATGCCGATGAATCCGCACGCGATGTGGAAACCGCCAATAATCTGCTAAAGAAACACAATGATCTGGGTGACGATATCAAGGCCCATGATAACGAATTCGTTGAGGTGATTCAACTGGGCAAACAACTGTCCGATGGTAAACCCAACATGGCCGAAACAGTGCAGCTAATTGAACGTCTCAAGGCTGAACAGGATGCCATTCATCGTGGCTGGAGCGAGAAACAAAAatggctgctgcagtgcgtcGAGTTGCAAATGTTCAATCGCGAAGCGGACAAAATCGATGCCACCACCAAGAGCCATGAGGCATTCCTGGAGTACAACAATCTGGGCGTAAGATAACCAAAAGTATAAGAGCactgaatcaatttaaatattctcaTTTGTTTGCAGTCCTCACTGGATGAGGTGGAGGCTATACTGAAGCGTCATCTGGACTTTGAGAAGAGTCTCATGGCACAGGACAAGATCCTCAAGGGTTTCTCGGACAATGCGGATAAACTAATTGCAAATGATCACTACGATGCCAAGTAGTAAGTGAATTCAAtagtattaatataattaaatccTTAGTAGTACTTTTTCTTCGGTTACTTCTTAAACTTGCATTTGccataactttatttaaactgTGTGTCGATTATACTCTTTATTAATTGTTCCTGTACGAGATTGAGCTAATCCCCCTTATTTTCTCCCCCTGCAGCATTGGCGACCGTCGCAATCAGGTGCTGGGCAAACGCAAGGCTGTTAGGGATCGTGCCTTTGAGCGCAAGCGTCTGTTGCAGGCCTCAAAGGACTATCACAAGTTTGCCGCCGAGGCTGATGATCTAAAGGTTTGGCTGCAGGACAAGACAAAGATTGCAGGTGATGAGAGCTACAGGGATCTGAGCAATCTGCCACGTAAGTTGCAGAAGCACAAGGCCTTCGAGCGTGAATTGCGTGCGAATGAAGGACAATTGCGTAATGTCAACAAGGATGGAGAAGCTTTGATTCAGGCCGAGAATCGTGTGCCTGAAGTGGAGCATCGTGTGGCAGATTTGAACAAAAAGTGGAAGGATCTATTGACCCTATCAGAGGATAAGGGTCGTAAACTGGAACAGGCTGCATCACAGCGGGAGCACAATCGTGCCATTGAGGATGCCAAGAAGAAGGTGGATGAACTGGACTCGGCACTCAAGAGCAAGGATGTGGGCAATGATTTGCGCAGTTGCAAGGATCTGATCAATAAGCAACAACTTCTGGAGTCGGAGATTACTGTTTGGGATCAGAAGGTGGCTGAGCTCGTCTCTACCGGAGATGATATGGCCCATGAGGGTCACTTCAATGCCAAGAACATTGAGGATGAGACCAAGGAGGTGCAGCAGCGCTTTAAGGATCTGCGTGTGCCCACACAGAAACGTCGTGAGAATCTGGAAGAGAGTCTCAACTTCCACAAGTTTGTGTTCGAGTTGGATGCAGAGTTCCAATGGATCAACGACCATTTGCCGGCGGCCAAGTCCAATGAATTCGGCCAGAATCTGCACCAGGCACAATCGCTGTACAAGAAACACAAGAAGCTGGAGGCAGAGATCAAGGGACACCAGCCCATGATCAATAAGGCATTGCAAGCGGGACAAGCTCTTGTTGCCCAACAGCATCCGGAGTCGAAGAATGTGGAGGCTTTGTGCGATCAACTGGAGCAGGCCTGGCAAGATCTGGAGCTGCATTGTGGCGAGCGATCGCGCAAGCTGGAAATGTCACTAAAGGCACAACAATATCTGTTTGATGCCGGCGAGATTGAGTCCTGGTTGGGTGAACGCAACAATGCCCTGCGATCCACCGAATATGGAAGAGATCGTGATTCGGCTGCCAAGTTGCTAACCAAACACAAGACCATCGAGCTGGAGTTGGACACATATTCGAGCATTGTCACCGAAATGGGACACACATGTGCCGCCATGATTGCTGCCCAGCATCCCGATAGCAAAGTCCTAGCCGCCAAACAGCAGCTCATCGAGAAGATGCTGAAATCCCTTCACAAATTGGCATCCCAACGACAGATGCGTCTTATGGAGAGTCTGTCGAAGCATGAATACTTCCTGGAATCCGACGAGGTGGAGCAATGGATAAGGGAACAGGAACAGACCGCTTCATCGGAGGATTACGGACAGGACTTTGAgcatttgcagttgctgcaAAACAAATTCGATGATCTGAAACATCGCGTTGAGGTGGGCGCCGATCGTGTGGATCAGTGTGAGCTGCTGGCCAAGAAACTCATCGATTCCGAGAGCTCTTATGCCAATGAGGTGGAAAAGAGACAGGAACAACTAAGGTGAGTTgagaatgaaatgaaagctGGTCTCTTAGTCTCTCTTAAATCGAGCTGAAATCATTATTTCCCTAATTTACtttgcaagggtatcaaatcaTTGACTTTCTTTCTTGTTACATTTCTTTTTCAGAACGTCTTGGGACAATCTCTTGCAGCTACTCAATCAACGCGAACAGAAGTTGCATGCAGCTGGGGAAATTCATCGCTTCCATCGGGATGTGGCCGAAGCACTGTTCCGCATTCAGGATAAGAATGCTGCACTCTCCTCCGAGCTGGGCAAGGATTTGAACTCGGCTTTAGCTCTGTTGCGTAAACATGAAGGCTTTGAGAATGATCTGGTGGCGCTGGAGGCTCAGCTGCAAGTCTTGGTCGAGGATTCGGTTCGTCTGCAAGCCAAATATCCTTCGAATGCCGCAGCGATTGCCCAGCAACAGGATAAGGTTGTGGCTGCCTGGAATGATCTGAAGGAACGCTCGACGGCACGTGGTGATCGTTTGGCCGCCAGCTCCGATCTGCAAACCTTCCTCACGGATGTGCGTGACATTGTCTCCTGGTCGGCCAATCTTCGTGCCGCTCTTCAGGCCGAGGAACATGTCAGTGATGCTGCCGGCGCTACAGCTCTAAAGATCCAACATGATGCCATTTATGGCGAGATCGAGGCACGCGAGGATAAGTTCCGTTATCTGAATGAGCTGAGTGATTCCATGGTGCAAACTGGACACTATGCGGCTGCTGATGTGGAGGAGAAGTGTGCTGCCATGTTGGATGAGCGCCAGAAATTGCATGCTGCGTGGAACAAGAAGAAGATCATGTTGGAGCAGAAGATCGACTTGTTCTGTTTCCTACGCGATGCCAAACAGATTGATAATCTGTCCAGCACCCAACAGGCTGCTCTCAGCAGCTCGGACTTTGGTCAGACCGTGGAGGATGTGCAGAATCAGATCAAGAAACATGATGAATTCGAGCGTGTTATTCAAACGCAGGAGGAGAAGGTTGCTCTCTTGCAGGAACATGGACGGAAACTGATCGAGCAGCGTCATTACGATAGCGCCAATATTCAGACCATACTTCAGGGTGTCCTGGCACGTCGCCAGAAGGTCAAGGATCTGTGCGCGGTGAGGAGATACAAGCTGGAAGATGCCTTGCTCTACGCCAAGTTTGTGAGGGATTGCGCCGAGGCCGAATCCTGGATCAATGAGAAGCAAAAGAAACTGGAGGCGGATGCTGCCAGCTATGCCGAGGTCACCAATCTGGATGAGAAGATCAAGAAACTGCAGAAACATCAGGCATTCCAAGCCGAAGTCGCTGCCAATCAGGGACGCATCAAGGAGATTCAAGATACGGGCGTCATACTGCTCAGCAAACAGCATGAATCCTCGCCAGAAATTAAGCAGGCCATTGAACGTGTACACGCTGCCTGGCAGGGATTGCATGACGAGTTGGATCAGCGTGGACGTGGCCTGGAGGAGGCCCAGGATATACTGGAGTTTAACAATCAGCTGGACAAAATCGAGGCCTGGATACGTGACAAGGAAATGATGGTACAGGCCAGCGACACTGGACGGGATCTGGAACACTGCAATGCACTCATGCGTAAGCTGGATGACGTGGACTCGGACATGCGAGTGGATGATCAACGTGTTAAGCACATTAATCAGCTGGCGGATAAGCTCATCAATCAGGCTCAACTGCCGGCGGATACACAGAGTGTGGACAAGCGTCGTCGGGATTTCAATCACAATTGGCGACAGCTCCAAGGAGCACTCAATGCCTATCGTGCTCTGCTCGGCGGTGCCAATGAGATTCACGGCTTCAATAGAGATGTAGATGACACGGCAGAGCGTATTGCCGAGAAGGCTTTGGCCATGAGCTCGGCGGACACGGGACGCGATCTGGCCGCCGTCGAGGCGTTGATACGTCGCGAGGAGGCGCTGGAACGTGACATGTCCGCTGTGAAGCAGAAGATTGATGAGCATGAGACTGCAGCCGAGTTCCTTATACGTAAGTATCCGGAACGTGGAGCGCAGGTTATTGAGAGGAAACTGCAGGAGTTGCACAAATCCTGGGGCAATCTGCAGAGTCTCTCCGTCAAGCGGCAGAGTGTGTTGAATGAGGCGTATCTCGTCCACAAGTTTGTCTCGGATGTGAGGGAGCTGGAACTCTGGGTCAACGACATGGTCAAGAAGATGAATGCCACACAGGCGCCGTCCACAATCAACGATTGCGAAACCCAACTGGAGTTGCATCAGGAGCGTAAGGTGGAGATCGAGGGACGTGATCAGGCTTTCACGCTATTGAAACAACATGGAGAGCAGCTGAGCAGCCAGGCCAAGCAGCCGGAGAGCGTTAAGCGATATCTGAGTGTGCTGGAGGAGCTGCATCAGACACTGCACGAGGCATGGAGCGAAAGGGCCAGAGACTTAACCGAAGCCCATCAGCTGCAGTTGTTTAAGGCGCAGGTGGAACAGGTGGAGATCTGGTTGGCCAACAAGGAGGCATTCCTTAACAATGATGATCTGGGGGATTCCTACACGGCCGTGGAGCGTCTTCTGAAGAAGCACGATGCCTTTGAGAAGCTACTCGATGCTGATCACGTGGATGCACTGCAAAAGTTTGCCAATAGCATCTTGGAGGGTGAGCCCAAGGATGCGGATTTGATACGAGAGAAATTGGCCTATGTGCTGAGAAGGAAACAAAAGCTGCAGGAATTGTCCACAGAGCGTAAGCATCGTTTGATGCAATCCCTGCAGCTGCAGGAATTCCTGCGAAGTCTCTATGAGATTGATCGCTGGCTGGTGCAAAAACTCCAGGTGGCATTGGATGAGAACTATCGGGAGCCGAGCAATCTGCAGAGTAAGATTCAAAAGCACACGGCCTTCGATGCGGAATTGTTGAGCAACTCACCACGAGTTCAGGCCGTGATCAGCGAGGGAGAGCGTCTCATTCGTGGCGAGCACTTTGCCAAGGATGAGATTGCCCAGCAGGTGCAATTGCTAGAGGGAGATTGGCTGAAACTCAAGGCTGCCTCCAAGGCCAAGAAGGAGAAGCTGCAACAGGCTTATGAGGCATTATCCTTCAATCGCAGCATCGACGAATTCAACAACTGGATGGATGATGTGGAGGTGCAATTGTCCAGTGAGGATTATGGCAAGGATTTGGCCACCGTTAGCAATCTGCTGAAGAAGCATGAACGTCTCGAGGCTGATGTGGCACATCACAATGAGCTGGCGGATCAGTTGAAGGTCAAGGATGAGCACTTCTTCCAGGTCGATCACTTCCTGAAGCATGAGATTCACGAGCGTGCGATGGCCACCATCAAGCGTTACAACACGTTGCATGAACCGATTGCCATACGTCGTGAGAATTTGGAGGATTCGTTGAGCTTGCAGCAGTTCCTGCGGGATGCCGAGGATGAGTTACAGTGGCTGGCGGAGAAGCAATTGATTGCTGGTTCACAGGATC
This genomic interval carries:
- the LOC117786584 gene encoding spectrin beta chain, non-erythrocytic 2 isoform X4, whose amino-acid sequence is MEYNSILRSNFSRNEYKRYISFERQSLASQYEPGGYATLQASSSSRGSNTNMTQRDGIIKFENERIKTLQEERLHIQKKTFTKWMNSFLIKAKMEVEDLFTDLADGIKLLKLLEIISSEKLGKPNSGRMRVHKIENVNKSLAFLHTKVRLESIGAEDIVDGNPRLILGLIWTIILRFQIQEIVIDVDEENESSEKRSAKDALLLWCQRKTHGYPGVNIQDFTSSWRSGLGFNALIHSHRPDLFEYSTIVNSKNSNLDNLNHAFDTAANELGIPSLLDAEDIDSARPDEKSILTYVASYYHTFARMKNEQKSGKRIANIVGQLMDADRKKIHYERLTTNLLSWIRQKTIELEQRDLPNSLEGIQRELLAFKEYRTIEKPPKYKERSEIEALFFTINTLLKALNQPAYNPQDGQMVNDIEKAWQILEYAEHNREVALREELLRQEKLEQLNYKFEKKSVLREGYLKEMIQVLSDPRYLRQVDATLKKHEAISADILARVERFNDLTAMANELEKENYHGKERVKRREQEVMDKWRQLLELLENQRLNLSQMSNLMNLLREIASTTESVRELQQQFASEDVGPHLLGVEELLQAHSLQELQVNTYGETLKRFNRQALPYKNSEHKDAAVLAQRLAQLEEAYSELLKLSAQRRARLEEARNFHHFMEDYDNEEGWLVDKQRICKTGITAKDLRAVLSLQQKHKALEDEIKSRKPKSTQMSEAGKRLIGDKHPRASEVKSRIDSLAEHWQALESLVELRRRQLEDAAEAYQFYTDANEAESWLNEKMALVNSRDYGNDEPSAQALLQRHRDLQGELNAYSGDILNLNQQADKLIKAGICTLELSAAEPDLPEVEQEEWVNETRLVPKEVWEDEWVEKLEHKKVTETKMLPHVRSLFPFEGQGMKMDKGEVMLLKSKTNDDWWCVRKDNGHEGFVPANYVREIEARPVACIVPKAEKVKSLQKVKKTILVRQVVPVKRIKPVSVAPKPLVQRRTSNQSINENADSVEKRQQRINATYDELQEMAQKRHALLEDSIHLFGFYRECDDFEKWMKEKERMIKTDDGDGVDNAKRKFEKFITDLSAASKRVEEIDGAVDTFRRQGHSQLDKIIARQRQIHQIWQRLNNAKAQREKSLEGASSVELFNRTCDEAKVWMSEKMLQLDTAVITPDLKTVQALQRRHQNLERELAPVEEKVNRVTYLGNSVKNAYPAERDNVNGRQQEVHDMWQQVQQRGSELRARIESEVGQQIFNNSAKTLLAWIDSVKDQLNADESARDVETANNLLKKHNDLGDDIKAHDNEFVEVIQLGKQLSDGKPNMAETVQLIERLKAEQDAIHRGWSEKQKWLLQCVELQMFNREADKIDATTKSHEAFLEYNNLGSSLDEVEAILKRHLDFEKSLMAQDKILKGFSDNADKLIANDHYDAKYIGDRRNQVLGKRKAVRDRAFERKRLLQASKDYHKFAAEADDLKVWLQDKTKIAGDESYRDLSNLPRKLQKHKAFERELRANEGQLRNVNKDGEALIQAENRVPEVEHRVADLNKKWKDLLTLSEDKGRKLEQAASQREHNRAIEDAKKKVDELDSALKSKDVGNDLRSCKDLINKQQLLESEITVWDQKVAELVSTGDDMAHEGHFNAKNIEDETKEVQQRFKDLRVPTQKRRENLEESLNFHKFVFELDAEFQWINDHLPAAKSNEFGQNLHQAQSLYKKHKKLEAEIKGHQPMINKALQAGQALVAQQHPESKNVEALCDQLEQAWQDLELHCGERSRKLEMSLKAQQYLFDAGEIESWLGERNNALRSTEYGRDRDSAAKLLTKHKTIELELDTYSSIVTEMGHTCAAMIAAQHPDSKVLAAKQQLIEKMLKSLHKLASQRQMRLMESLSKHEYFLESDEVEQWIREQEQTASSEDYGQDFEHLQLLQNKFDDLKHRVEVGADRVDQCELLAKKLIDSESSYANEVEKRQEQLRTSWDNLLQLLNQREQKLHAAGEIHRFHRDVAEALFRIQDKNAALSSELGKDLNSALALLRKHEGFENDLVALEAQLQVLVEDSVRLQAKYPSNAAAIAQQQDKVVAAWNDLKERSTARGDRLAASSDLQTFLTDVRDIVSWSANLRAALQAEEHVSDAAGATALKIQHDAIYGEIEAREDKFRYLNELSDSMVQTGHYAAADVEEKCAAMLDERQKLHAAWNKKKIMLEQKIDLFCFLRDAKQIDNLSSTQQAALSSSDFGQTVEDVQNQIKKHDEFERVIQTQEEKVALLQEHGRKLIEQRHYDSANIQTILQGVLARRQKVKDLCAVRRYKLEDALLYAKFVRDCAEAESWINEKQKKLEADAASYAEVTNLDEKIKKLQKHQAFQAEVAANQGRIKEIQDTGVILLSKQHESSPEIKQAIERVHAAWQGLHDELDQRGRGLEEAQDILEFNNQLDKIEAWIRDKEMMVQASDTGRDLEHCNALMRKLDDVDSDMRVDDQRVKHINQLADKLINQAQLPADTQSVDKRRRDFNHNWRQLQGALNAYRALLGGANEIHGFNRDVDDTAERIAEKALAMSSADTGRDLAAVEALIRREEALERDMSAVKQKIDEHETAAEFLIRKYPERGAQVIERKLQELHKSWGNLQSLSVKRQSVLNEAYLVHKFVSDVRELELWVNDMVKKMNATQAPSTINDCETQLELHQERKVEIEGRDQAFTLLKQHGEQLSSQAKQPESVKRYLSVLEELHQTLHEAWSERARDLTEAHQLQLFKAQVEQVEIWLANKEAFLNNDDLGDSYTAVERLLKKHDAFEKLLDADHVDALQKFANSILEGEPKDADLIREKLAYVLRRKQKLQELSTERKHRLMQSLQLQEFLRSLYEIDRWLVQKLQVALDENYREPSNLQSKIQKHTAFDAELLSNSPRVQAVISEGERLIRGEHFAKDEIAQQVQLLEGDWLKLKAASKAKKEKLQQAYEALSFNRSIDEFNNWMDDVEVQLSSEDYGKDLATVSNLLKKHERLEADVAHHNELADQLKVKDEHFFQVDHFLKHEIHERAMATIKRYNTLHEPIAIRRENLEDSLSLQQFLRDAEDELQWLAEKQLIAGSQDLGSSLLAVQGLQKKHNALEAELTSQEPLIQALLQRGQQMIRDNHFASEQLQYKSELLQKQLVQLRDLAAIRRLRLLDAVESQLFYVEANEADAWMREKRPILASSDYGRDEISVQTHQKKLEVLQRELTAFKPSIDKVNKLATGLIERNHFDSANIKEKNAAVSQQYSELLRLAKDRELRLSESKKLFEYLRETEELHEWVGDQMAVTASEDYGEDVEHVEQLMLAFESFVSNLNANEARVEACLERGDRLIQENNPYRSSIKSKRDETKQLWDELKDLVNARQDALAGAKQVHVYDRVADETISLINEKDASLISEDYGQDLESIQALGRKHSVFEGELVAIKEQVDSVLAEAVKLGEIYPDAREHIEVKRDETVEAWTDLKEKTNARKGKLSQAEQLQSYFDEYRDLIAWINEMLAKITAPELANSVAGAELLLASIKDHHAEIRARDDTFANFTATGQKLIKEKHFLAHEVEDKIKVLKTRHELLEHTLQQRKEIYELNLDTQLFLKDAEILEQWISSREPQLKDAKLGDSIPQVEDLLRRHEDFEKTVAAQEEKFQAIKRITLLEQRFRKQLEHEKLEKLKEKERLEKERLEQLKQKELQRLNDERRRAEKQQEHRNNAAAQEKTPIFSSPMVTISGGAGNGSSSVPGSAAQSPAISQTQLRPPFQDQDEQLGLQKSSSSGMFGDRLRRGSADANVKRAESMKVQPKQPKRTPSFTTRRRAQSFRKNQKGEGFDLPPVEIQGMLERKHGLQSGGKKAPVRSWKQFHTVLCGQLVCFFKDENDFLQQKTATAPVNILGAKCERADDYTKKKYVFRLKLPDGSEFLFEAPSLDIMNDWVRKISFHASLPPNLQLLSYDESMKQQSSSSPDIKVSSNVESPVSSRNSSPDSQRRASSGQSLDIASTATPQMAFLQRQMQQQQQQQQQQPQQSQSSQPSSPTAGFDQKPPIPPRGAPPVATHRQSQENLVVLRNRQSSSNDLTDGRLQQSATLPAQNGNSRDDSAMLRRNTDARQSGWGNSRFESNRPVSLQPDSISFTRVSAESSSESEAQSISSVSGVKGSKSKDERRSGMFRIFGRKGGDKEKEKEKEKDKRRSSQTPPQ